The region ACAAATCCTTAAAAAAGTGTGACGCCTTACGCGTACACAACAGCTACTTGTGATAATAAGACTACAAAAGTGTTATTTTAAAAGGTCGTTTTTGAGTATAGGCTTGCCGAGGCGCTGACTCAACCGTAAATCGCACTCGGCAAAAATATTCTTTAAGTGATTATTAATTCTGGTAATTATGACGCAGGGTTAGCATGTTCCTGGCGCGTCGCCTGTGCATCATCAATCACTTTTCCCCGTTGCAACATATACCCCAACGCGGCCAATACCACCGTTGAAACCATTACCGTTACCGTCGCCAACAGCGGTTGGGCAATAAAGGCCGAAACCAATAGGCTGGCGACAAAGCATAAACCCAACTGCAATGTATTTTGCAGGGCTGCGGCTTTGCCGGTGCCTTCCGGGAAGGGCATCAACGCATTCGCCACTACGATCGGGTAGCAGGCTCCGTTGACCAGCGCCATTAGACAGAATGGAATCAATAATGTGGTCAGCGTAGGCTCGGTCATTGTTGCTACCAGATATAACGCCACCATGCTGATGCCATAACCTACCAGCAGCCACGGCAGCAGGGTGTTGCCATTGATGCGATTTAACGCCGTACGGCAACCGTAACCGCCCAATAAGAATGCCAGCGTCTGCGGGACATAGCTCAGGCCAATGTCATTGGGGCTGTAACCCATATCGCCAAGAATAAACGGCGAGCCGGTGAGCCAGGCAAAAAAGCCGGCAGAGCAGGCGGCAAAGATGGTGACGTTACCGCTGAATACCGGCGATTTCAGCAGTTGGAAGAAGCTCAGGGTGTTTTTCCGAGTGGCCAATGGCGCGCTTTTGGCGCTTTCCTTCAGTAACAGCGTAGGCAGCAGCAAAATGACGGTGATACCCAGCAGAACGGCGAAAATTGCCCGCCATCCCATGTGGTTCAGCAGCCAGGCGCCGACCAGCGGCGCCAGCGCTGGCGAAAGTGCCACCAGCGGCATAATGGTGGCGAATACGCGATTGGCCTTGCCTTCACGGTAGCGGTCAATGACCAACGCTTGCCAGGTGACGGCGGCTGAGCACACGCCGATCGCCTGAATAAAGCGCAATGACCACAACTGGACGGCATTCTGTACCCACAGCATGCCGAGGCAGCCCAGGGCAAACAGCGCCAGGCCAATCAGCAGCACGGGTTTACGGCCCAAATTATCGGAGAGCGGCCCCCAGAGCAGTTGAGCAAAGGCAAAACCGGCCAGGAAAATGCTCAGGCTGGCGCTGATTGCACCGGCGGAAATTTGCAGATCCAGCTGCATGGCGCCAAAGGCGGGCAGATACATGTCGGTGGCCAGGTAACCCAGCATGCTCAGGCCGGCAAGATAGAACATAAAACCAAAGGAATTTCGCATGGTATTTCTCATTAATATTTTATTGTCGCAGGTTTTTAGCGCCGGCAAGTGTATCCGGCTGGATCTCTGCTTGTGAAACGGTAATATTTGCGAAGTGCTGTTAAAAAAATTGAAGGCAAACCATGTGGTCTGAATATTCTCTTGATGTCGTGGACGCGGTCGCCCGCACCGGCAGCTTCAGCGCGGCGGCGCAGGAACTGCACCGGGTGCCTTCGGCGGTGAGCTATACCGTTCGGCAACTGGAACAATGGTTGGCGGTGCCGTTATTTGAACGGCGTCATCGTGATGTAGAACTGACGCCGGCCGGCCTGTTATTTATTCAGGAGGCGCGCGGTGTCATCAAAAAAATGCTCGACACGCGCAGGCAGTGCCAGCAGGTGGCCAATGGTTGGCGCGGCCAATTAAAAATTGCGGTGGATATCATCGTCAAGCCGCAGCGCAGCCGACAGCTGGTGTTGGATTTTTACCGCCATTTCCCCGATGTTGAGCTGCTGATCCAACCGGAAGTGTTTAACGGCGTCTGGGATGCGTTGGTGGACGGCCGCGCCGATATGGCGATCGGCGCTACGCGAGCGGTGCCTGTCGGCGGCGGTTTTGCCTTTCGTGACATGGGCGATATGCGCTGGTTGTGTGTCGCCAGCCCGCAGCATCCATTGGCGGCGTTGGAGGGCCTGCTGAACGACGATCAGCTCCGGCCTTTTCCTTCCCTGTGTCTGGAGGATACCTCGCGCAATCTGCCCAAACGGGTCACCTGGACGCTGGACAACCAGCGGCGGTTGGTGGTGCCGGATTGGGCATCGGCGGTGGATTGCTTGTGCGCTGGCTTGTGTGTCGGCATGATGCCGGCGCATCAGGTGCTGCCGTTGGTACAACGCGGCGAGTTGGTGGCGCTGCAACTGCAACAGCCGTTTCCCGCCAGCCCATGCTGCCTGACCTGGCAGCAGAATACCCCATCGCCGGCGATGGCCTGGTTACTGGACTACCTGGGGGACAGTGAAACCTTGAACCAGGAATGGCTGAGCGAAGTGGCGCCGGAAACCGCCTTGGTTCCCGGCGCTGGCGACTAGCGGCGGTAATCGATAAAGGGGCCGTCGGCGACCGAGCGGCGTTCAACCAGCTTCGGATGCACTTCAATGACCTGCGACTCTTCACGCTTGCTGATGATGCGATCCAGCAGCATGGTGAACGCCATCTCACCCAAACGCTCTTTGGGCTGGTGGATCGTCGTCAGCGCCGGGGTGAAATAGCGCGCGTTGCGCACGTTATCGTAGCCGATGACTGAAATGTCCTGCGGTACTCGCAGCCCCAGTTCATCGGCGGCGCAGATAGCGCCCATCGCCATGATGTCGCCGCCGCAGAATACCGCCGTCGGGCGTTGTTTCTGCGACAATATCTGATGCATGGCCTTGTAGCCGGATTCCGGTTCGAAGTCGCCCTGAACAATCCACTCGTCGCGCACCTCGATATTGGCTTCTTCCATGGCTTTCAAAAAGCCCTGATGGCGGCCGCCGCCGGTATTGCGCGCCAACTGGCCCGGAATGGCGCCAATATCGCGGTGACCACGCTCGATCAGATAGCGGCCGGCCAGATAACCGCCTTCGAAGGCGTTATCGATGATGGTATCGGTAAAATCACCGCGTGCGGCGCCCCAGTCCATGACCACCATGGGGATATTACGGTAATCTTCCAGCATCCCCAGCAATTGATCCGGGTATTCAGAGCACATCACCAGCAGGCCGTCGACGCGTTTTTGCGCCAGCATCGCCAGATAAGCGCGTTGCTTGTCCAGGTTATTGTGCGAATTACACAGGATCAGCGTATAGCCTTTGCTGTAGCAGCTGTTTTCCACCGCCTCGATCACTTCGGCGAAATAGGGCGCTTCGCTGGAGGTGGCCAGCAGGCCAATAGATTTGGTGTGATTGACCTTCAGGCTGCGCGCCACGGCGCTGGGAGAATAGTGCAGCTCTTTGATCGCGGCCCCAACGGCCGCTTTGGTCTCTTCGGCGACGAAACG is a window of Serratia plymuthica DNA encoding:
- the punC gene encoding purine nucleoside transporter PunC, with the translated sequence MRNSFGFMFYLAGLSMLGYLATDMYLPAFGAMQLDLQISAGAISASLSIFLAGFAFAQLLWGPLSDNLGRKPVLLIGLALFALGCLGMLWVQNAVQLWSLRFIQAIGVCSAAVTWQALVIDRYREGKANRVFATIMPLVALSPALAPLVGAWLLNHMGWRAIFAVLLGITVILLLPTLLLKESAKSAPLATRKNTLSFFQLLKSPVFSGNVTIFAACSAGFFAWLTGSPFILGDMGYSPNDIGLSYVPQTLAFLLGGYGCRTALNRINGNTLLPWLLVGYGISMVALYLVATMTEPTLTTLLIPFCLMALVNGACYPIVVANALMPFPEGTGKAAALQNTLQLGLCFVASLLVSAFIAQPLLATVTVMVSTVVLAALGYMLQRGKVIDDAQATRQEHANPAS
- the punR gene encoding DNA-binding transcriptional activator PunR; amino-acid sequence: MWSEYSLDVVDAVARTGSFSAAAQELHRVPSAVSYTVRQLEQWLAVPLFERRHRDVELTPAGLLFIQEARGVIKKMLDTRRQCQQVANGWRGQLKIAVDIIVKPQRSRQLVLDFYRHFPDVELLIQPEVFNGVWDALVDGRADMAIGATRAVPVGGGFAFRDMGDMRWLCVASPQHPLAALEGLLNDDQLRPFPSLCLEDTSRNLPKRVTWTLDNQRRLVVPDWASAVDCLCAGLCVGMMPAHQVLPLVQRGELVALQLQQPFPASPCCLTWQQNTPSPAMAWLLDYLGDSETLNQEWLSEVAPETALVPGAGD
- the purR gene encoding HTH-type transcriptional repressor PurR, giving the protein MATIKDVAKRAGVSTTTVSHVINKTRFVAEETKAAVGAAIKELHYSPSAVARSLKVNHTKSIGLLATSSEAPYFAEVIEAVENSCYSKGYTLILCNSHNNLDKQRAYLAMLAQKRVDGLLVMCSEYPDQLLGMLEDYRNIPMVVMDWGAARGDFTDTIIDNAFEGGYLAGRYLIERGHRDIGAIPGQLARNTGGGRHQGFLKAMEEANIEVRDEWIVQGDFEPESGYKAMHQILSQKQRPTAVFCGGDIMAMGAICAADELGLRVPQDISVIGYDNVRNARYFTPALTTIHQPKERLGEMAFTMLLDRIISKREESQVIEVHPKLVERRSVADGPFIDYRR